Genomic DNA from Nonomuraea rubra:
TCACGTTGACCGGCTCCCGCAGCAGCTCCTCGGGCACCCCCTCCATGAACATCGCCGCCGCCGCGTTCGCCGCCACCAGGTTCCACGTCGCGTCCACCACGACCGCCGGGTACGGCTCGTGCCCGGCCAGGATCTTGTCCAGCGCCTGCCGGACCACCTCCATCTCCGGGGCGCGCACCTCCCGCTCGGGGTAGACGGGCGCGAACCCGGCCGCCACCAGCAACCTGTTGCGGTGCCGCAACGGCACCTCCAGCTCCTCGGCCAGCTTCATCACCATCTCGCGGCTCGGGCGGGCGCGGCCCGTCTCCAGGAAACTGATGTGCCGCGCCGACACGTCGGCCTCGATGGCCAGGTCGAGCTGGCTCACCCGCCTGCGCTGGCGCCACGACCGCAGCAACTCACCGAAAGAATCCTCATGTACGGCAACGGCTCCCATGCCGGACACGGTATCGGGGAGCAGGGAAGGGCCTCGATTACCTGCCAGGTAATGCGCCCTGCCCTCCGGAGCACCCGCCCTGCTTGCGCGGGGAATCTCCCAGTCCTCGGTAACTGTCGGTCCCGCGTGGCACGATGGCCGCAAGCCAACATGGGAGCGATGCTATGAGTGACGCAGTGGTCGCGATCGGCACCCGCAAGGGCCTGTTCCTCGCCCGTTCGGCGGACGGCGGCCCCTTC
This window encodes:
- a CDS encoding helix-turn-helix domain-containing protein, which gives rise to MGAVAVHEDSFGELLRSWRQRRRVSQLDLAIEADVSARHISFLETGRARPSREMVMKLAEELEVPLRHRNRLLVAAGFAPVYPEREVRAPEMEVVRQALDKILAGHEPYPAVVVDATWNLVAANAAAAMFMEGVPEELLREPVNVMRLSLHPQAMGGRLLNLAEVRAHLLHQLRRQAEMSGNGLLAELHDELASYTYPGVDLNVAHVPGPADILVPLRIAAGDRVLSMFTTIATFGTPVDVTVSELAIETFWPSDEETAAAFRNPGQT